In the genome of Passer domesticus isolate bPasDom1 chromosome 2, bPasDom1.hap1, whole genome shotgun sequence, the window ttttttccccttgaaagTCTTTAAGCAAGTATTACTGATGGACTTCTGAAATTTTTGCAGAGCCCCTAGGTAAACCAACTTTATAAACCATGATGCAACACAAATGAATGCATTGCACGTGGAAAACACACAAGTTTTGTTCTAATAAATGAAGTAACTTCAGATTTATTTAGTAAAATTAATTagatttattttgtaattttttttgcataCATTGTTTAGTGCCCTGAGGAAGACAATTTTCTATGTATTAGAAACCATGCTTTGATCTTATATGTGTGAACAAAGGGTTGGCAGCTTCTCTTAGAAGCTCAGTCTGGCAAGGCTTTGTACTCCTGGAGGAACAAAACATTCCCAGACTTCATTATCTGGGTTCACTGTGGACACTGAGTTGTCTCTCGTAAGAAGTGCTCTGGTGCTCACAGGTCTCTGTCACTGCTGCCCAGTGTAGTGTAGCCCACACTCTGCTGGTCTGAAGTAACCTGCACTGCTGTCACCTGCTCAGTGTCTCGTGGAACTGGGGCAGGAGTGAAACAGGAACAGACCTGTACCACAGAGCAGCCAACAGGTGGAACTGGCCAATAATGCCTTTATGATGAGGAGTGTGGAGCTGTCCCtcgtgctcagcactggtgtgaTCAGGCCGGGCCCAGGCCTTTGCTGCCTCAGTGCAAGAGCAATGGCTACAGTGACAGCTGACATGCTGCATGTGCTGTGTTTATTTTAGCACAAATGTCGACGCTCAGACGTAACAGGTTCACTCTTCAAGGAGGTTGTAGAGGTAAGTCTACAGAAATAATTATGAAAAGGTTTTCATTCTCTGTACTTCTAACCATTATGATTTTCAAGGACGCAGCGCTTTCATACTCTTCCAGAATTTGGAAGCAGAATCACACATTtttggcagaggagcagggagattTTTGTGCCATGAGCAAGCAGTGAGTGCTCTGCCTCTAGAGGTACAAAGATAGCTGGAgtcagctgtgccagcagaggATCTTCTGTTCAGCCTGGCTAAGCTGGGCACATAAACACCAAATTATTTACCAAGTCAAAATGCACAATATTGGACTGAATATGGTTCTTGTGTTACAGGAGTCTTATTTAAAAGTGCTCGAGTCACTAAGTAAGAGTTTGTCCTGAATTTTGCATTAGCTTTGTGAAGAGCATGTAGCTGTGGGCTGGAACCCTCAAAGGAAGCGCAGCTTATCTGGAAGTGCTCTAGCAGACTGTCCTGATAGAAATGTACTTAATACAGAACAGTCCTCTACTCTTTCCAGGTTGTACACAGTCTCTATAATGCCTTCCATGGCTTCTGTGGGCAGGATGCCAAGCGCATTGGATTGAAACTTTTTCTCCAAGTCTTCCTTTTTCAGAGGTTTCCTCCAGTGCCCGTAGAAGGTGGTGCAGCGGTCGCTGATCGTGTTGCCATCCCGGAGCGTGACACTCACTTCGCAGTAAAGGCTGTCGAAGCTGGGGGTGTTGTCAGGAGGGTGCTCCAGCTGTGTTTTGCAGAGGAGCTCCCACAAGGCCGGCCGGTGAATGTTCTCACTGGCAAAGGACTGGACGGACATGCTGCCGTCCAGCAAGGCCGAGCACGCAACAAACTGGAAGGAGTGTCGTGCTTCATGCTctgaggctgggctgggtcTGTTCACATACTTGACCTCAGGGACTTTGAGAATGACTTTCTCAATTTTATCAAGGGGGAGCAAGTTCTCACTGCTCTCTACAAGCTTCCTCCTAACAGAGGATGCTGCATCCGCCACCCAGTGTGTTGCAAGATGAGCAGGAAAGCGTTTGATGGCCACATCTTGCTGGTCCAAGAGCCATGGGTAGGACTGCAGGGTTGGCAGAGTCTGTGGATTGTAGTCTGTATAAAAGGCACCCATCCCTGACTCCATGTCCAAGATCTGTTTGTTTCCTTGAAGGCCCTGTAAAGCTAAGCAAGCTGCTTCCAGTCCGTGCTTGGCAGCGTTCCCAACATGGAGGGGCTTTATTTGGGTTGCTGCATTAGCCAGTGGGGCACCTGCATAGGAGGCAGCAATAGCCAAGGCATTTTTACATTCCAGCTGGTCAAGACCTAGCAGTTTAGCACAAGCTGCTGCACTCCCCATCGTACCAACCACAGCCGGTGGGTGAAACctgagaaaacaaaactgtcttCATTACCAGATTTCAAAAATTCACCCAAATTCACTATCTACAAAAGCTTTTCATTCATTGCCATGGGAAATGGATTGGACCATAAAGAAACATACAGTCAGCATTCACATGTGGGCCGAATTAATAGTTGTCActtttccccagggaaaagTAAAACTGGGATAGTGCTGCTTGCTGTAAGTCCTTCCCAGAAAGCAAAGTGCTGCTTTAGTGCTGCTCATAGTTTAAGACAAATTTATAGTCAAATATAAagttatatttatttaaatttatatgTTATTATAAATCTATAAAAATTCAAAGTAGGGAGATAATTGCCTCATTGTGAATTAGtcaatgcttaaaaaaaaatctgttagcTAAAGAGGTAGGAATCAAATATATTTATGGGTAAGATGAGCCTTCCCAAAATTTCCAGCCAAACTGTTAGGAATAACTGTGCCACCTGTATGTTAACTGACATTTAATTATGTATATTAGCACTGATTAAAAACCACCTCTACTCCACCTCCTACTTTAAACATTTCTATGTACCTTCTTGGGATATTCCTGGCTTCTCTGGAGAAGTGCAGCAACCTGCCTTGCACTTCGATTCCCACATTGAAAGCTAAGAGCAGATCAAGACccgagatttttttcttccgaGGCAAGGCCTCTGAGAGTGCAATCACTGCGGGGAGCACAGCCCCAGATGGGTGCGTGGCTGGGTGCCAGGTGTCATCAAAGTCCATTGAGTGCACCTAATGGAAAGAGAAGCATTGGTATGTTAGAAATAAACTGACTTTGCAAGGTTGCCTCAGTCAAATGAAAATACTGTAACTGGTATAAAAAAGTACCAAAGAAGTAGATCTTCCTTAGAAGgcaaaaaatttcaaaagtcTTTTAAAGACTTTTACTCCCAACATGGCTGTCTGAGAAGTGGCAATGCAACAGAGATCTTGCTTCAAAAGAGAATAATTCTAATTCAACTTGTACCAGCCTGAAATCAGTGTGACAGTGATTCATTTTTCTGCACTTGGTTTTTGCTACTTTAATTAGACTGGTATAATTAAAGCAGCTGTTCTAGGTCCACTATATGAACACTGAATTTTCATTTCCCCCAAAACATAATGAAATATAAACACAATGAAATTACTTCGCTGTTGCTGTAAGTGATGCTGCCATTAGGACTCACACCATAAAACTGTAGCAGTTAAATATTGTTAAATTGAATTTATATCATCAGAGCTGTTTCTCTGCTGCAACCATCCACTGTCAACAGGCACAAGCCTGCAAATGTACAGGAGGATTTAGCCTGAATTTTCAGCACATTGAAACAAGACCTGTCACACAAGAAACCAGATTCCCTGGAGTTGCTGGGAGTAGGAGAAAGCCGCAGTCTGAATGCAGAACAAGCTGCTTGGCTTAAGAGAGTATCCTAAGTGGTGCCTTCTCTTTCCCAtgcccagagcccagctgtCCAGGAAGATTTTGGGTGTCCCTGGCATGGCATTTGGCTGCTGATCTGGCAGCAGATGGTCCCCAGCATTGCAGTCAGAGTCTGTAATGCACTGCTTATCTGGCACATTCCTTCCTCCTGCAAAGTTTTGAGAACCCCCAAAGACTGAGAGCATCAGgaacagcattttttaaaaaaatatagtaTAGTGAAACACCTCAAAAACCTGAACTTTCACATCTGTTCACCCATGTCTTAACTTCAGGGCAAACTGGGAAAGTGATCAGGCTCCCCAGAAGTCAGGTTTTGCCCTGTAATACTGTGATTATGCATTTTTGAGGACTGTTTCTAAACAGATAGAAGAAAATGCAGTGTCTGCCTTGAAAACCTTTGATGCCATCTGGGAAGATGCCCTGCAGTACAGGATAAGGAAAGTTGTGGCCAATACCCTGTAAGCTGTGTTTCTGTTGTCTTCAGTAAGTGCTTAAATTGACCTGTGACCAAGATGTAAACTGATCATATATATGCTAACAGCCAGATCTGAATATTGTAGGGGCTGCTAGGAGCTGAGTGGTACCAGATCTCATTTCCAAGGTAATTTTCTCTACATTGAAAATGAGCTGTTAAATTGGAGCTCTGATATTGTTGTCACACTAATTTAAATAGGCTTAATATTACTATTTCCTTGGTTCGTCACCTTTCCTAGTTTTGCATAATTGCCAAATTTGTCTACCCCACCTCTTGTGCATCTTTCAATTTCAAACAGTTTCAGCTTCAATCTGAATTTAGACAAATGTCTGGGGAGTCAGTTATTGCTTTAATGACAAAGTGCATGTCCAAAATATATCACTGGCTTTGGAAACTGTGTAACTGAATATTAAGTTGCCTTGTGATGTTAAATGTGCATGTATCTATATGTGCATCTGTGTTTTTCTGTACTTTGCCAGTTGGCACGAAATTCAGATCCCAGTGAAATGAGCTAGAGCTGGAGGGTGTGTTTTTGAGCAGCTACAGCAAGGTTGTAGCCTTGCTACAAGTTTGCCAGGTTGTGAGCTGTAGAGTTCTGACACTTGACAACAGCCCCAGGTCCCACGTTAAATGTAAGGGATGCTGTTGAGTTGGATTATACATATATTATACCTTAAGTTCAGTCTCACTGGAAGGAAGTTGAAGCACATTAGGAGAATAGTCTAGAAAAGTTTTGTAGCAGGCTTCAGAATAAGCTATGATTTGGGACATTCTGTTCTCTATAGAGTAAGAATGGCATCAATTTGTATGATTTCAGAGCAATAAAAGAGCATCCCTTACAGCCACTCCATTCACAAAAGCTGCATACAGAGGAGGCAGTCGGAAATCCAAGTGGCCCCAGATGGTACTGGATAAATCTGAGCTGTAGATCTGAAACAAATTGACATAAATTAATTCAAAGTCCTGAACATAAGGATAAATGTGCATTGTATCTCTGATCTAACTGAGAGCAGATCATGTCCTCTGGGGACCTAACTTCTCCCTTTTATGAGAAAAATATTGTTCTTTCAGAAAGTCTGAAAAGGAAGTCAGTTTCCTGTCGGCTTATGTCCTATTCCACCCAAACGGAGCTGGGGGCAGACCAACACCACCCACCTGGCCACTCAGTACCTTCACACAACCTCCGGCCACTGATGCCCCTTCTCACCACCCActgacagaatcacagaaccagctgggttggaaaaaacctctgagatcatcaagcCCAATCTAATTGATGATGGGGCTGTCATCATTTTGTTGGGGAAGATGTCTCATTaaagggttttgttttctgtgttttagtAAGACCCTGAGTAAACGATAAATGGTCTCCTGGTGCTGCAAACTGAATAAAAGGGCACAAACTACCCTGGTTTGGAAATTCTCTGCGGAAGAGACTAActggcacacagagctctggagcacaagtccacTCAGGCAGGTCTGAAAGATAAAACAGTGGGCTGAACTCCTCCTCATGGATGCACTCCTATGCTGGGAACACTTCTTTTCAGGGTCAATTACTCTGCTAGTTTGAGGAGAGCAAGACTGGAGGAGAAGCATGGCTAATGCACCTCAGACAATTATGTTTTATGGACTGCAAGTAACCCACTGCTAACTCCCCATCTCTTTAACAGTTCCTTGATTTGAAAGACTGGTGGTAAGTGATGCGTACTTTGTTGATGTTTTTAATAAGATGTCAtaggagaaagaaaggaaggggTTCTTAGTTAACTGTGTTTGTAGAGGGGGATCTTAGCATACAGACTGATACACAGACTTTTGTCTATCCAGAGTGAAAAGTAAATTGAGCACTGAAGTTTCACTGTCTCCAGCGGGAAGAACACAATTTCTCTCTTTCCATCCATGAAAGAATTTCACCATGGCAAACTTTTCTTTTCATTGCCCAAGTTTTCCCTTGCTTTCTTAGAGCTAAACTTTAGGGTGTGCTATGAATGCCAGACAGCTTACCTTGCTGTACTGTGCCACTCTGTGGCAGACCTCGGTGCTGGTGCCCAGAAGCCCCACTCCAAGAGTATCCAGAATCATTCGCTTACTTCTCTGAATTACTTGATCTGTCAACTGATTTGCATTCAAACCATGAATCACTTTGGCAAAATTTCCTGTAACTGTCTGGGgaggtaaaaataaagaaaaagaagtagaTATTTCTCTATATTGAAAGTAAACActccattttctttcctctttttttttttctttcctctttttttcctttcagtttttgGGCTACTGGCTAGCACACTGGCCATTTCTGCCCCTGCTTACATGAATTGCATCAGAAAAACCAAGGTCTGAAttcttcctctttttattcccaGAAATGTCACTGTgttatttatattttacttATGCTTTCATCATTACCCTTTTCTATTCTgtatttcttctgctttctccCTGAGCCCTTGAGAGTATGCACTGCAGGTGCTATAACTATGCAAGATTATCATCTCTAGCTCATCCCTATCTCATCTCCATCTGTAATGACTAttaacacacacacatcccccaAATAGAAGTAAAAACATCTGTTTTTCCATGGCACCTACTTGAAATCAGTGGGAGAGTAGCATTTCAAGCCAGTGCACCCACTACCAAACAAGGAGGCAAGATTTAATCTCCCTGATTGGCAGCCTCATTTGAGATATCAAATCTTGCTGAGCTTGGAGCTCAGTAGGAGGCAGGAGTTGGCAGCCCTACCTTTCACATACTGCTCATAGCTCCCATTGAATTCACTCTCAGCTGGAGTCCCAGCTTTTCTCCAAGACAAGATCTTGCCTCTTCGAAAAGCAGGGGCTCCTTGTTCCTGGATCCTGCTGATCTGggaattatattatatttattttcctctcctaTTGAGCAATGACCCATTATGTAAATTCAACTTGTTTCTTGGCTGTGAGCTGCTGTTAGTATCTGTATTAGAAAATCATCTAAAACTTCCCTTCCTGGGCCGTTAGAAACGTCCTACTGTAGAGGTACACATTATTTACAACAAGTCTATACACACAGTTTCTTTTTTATACTGGCAGTAGTGAATATTCATCTTCTCTCTCTTTGGAAATTATCTCCTTTCATTTCCCCTCTTCATTCCCCTTCCTTTACTCCCCTGCACACATCCACACAGAGTGTTGGTACTGCCTTTTGGCCTTCAGTTTGCTGAGATAAACAaaccagcctgtgctgctctctCCTCTATAATATGGACTCACCCCTACCATGCTTGTATATTTTCATTGTGCTGTTCACACTGCATTCCTCTTTCTCCAGCAATGGTGACCAGAATTGTACCCACCATTACAAACAAGTTCTCACTTACACTTGCAGTGGAGCATGAAGATTATCTCAAGGAAGCAGTTAGAATCAGTTTAAAGCAGGTGAACCACATATCCCATGGTGTGATGGTCACCAACTGCAACATTTGGATATGAAATCTTAAATAGAGAATCACATCTTACAGTGCAAGGAAAGAAGACAGTACCTTTGTCCACATCCTGCAGGGGTGGTGCACGTCCCAGAGAGATGCAGCAAATGAGTGGTGGCCAGTGAGCAGGGGAACTCACTATCTCACTATTTATATGTGTTTGTCTGAGGTGGGGGAAGGAATATTAGGCCTTTCCACTTATGCATCTTGTCCTGCCCATTTCCTCTTCTGCCTGTAAATGTTCTTTTTGCTTCACTTTCCTCTGACTAATTGCACTATAAACCTCTGGGACACATGTGATAGGCCTTAGCCAGTCATGTTTACAAGTTGTGTAAATTAATACATGTAATACTTCATTACCAGATAGAAACTGATTCATCTGGTAACATGGAGAGCTGTGTGGAACCTCAGTAATATATGGATAGCTCTACTGGTTGGAAAAGTCCAGTACTAGACTACAGGATGGCAAAGGCTGTTGTAGCTTAGACAACCTGTTGTTAAttagttgttgttttttttttttttttcttttttcttttcttcttttgctaTATGTCTCCTCTCTAACACATACAATTCAGACTTGGGAAATCATAAGAATTTCAGACCATAAATTGGATTAAGGCAGTACTTGGCACTTAGCAGTGTTTTAACAGCATGAATCACTGTGTGTTAGCAAGAGATAGCGAGTGAGAAATCCCTGCCTAGCCCATCAGGAAGGGAGCAGACCCCACAGGAGCATGACTAGGGGCTACTGAATAGTTctgaagtaaataaataaagatgTCTGAAGTATGAGAATCATCCGGGTTAGGGAACAAAGCATCAAATCTCAGAATTGCAGCCTTGCACTTCCATAATAAGTGCTGCCTAAATCTCAGTCCTTTACTGAGAATAGCTCCAAATAATTTTGTAAAGCCTTGTCTAATTCCTGAGTGCTTCCAGATAGGTAACAGCATGGGTCTAGAGGTGAAGCTAAACATCAATTTGAGTGGTTCTAACCACTACTGAAAGGTCCTGTTTCAGGCTGTGTCCTTccccctctcctgtccctggatacatggtcctcctcctccctgggccAGCCCTGATGCTGAGCAGATTCATTTCTGAACTGGTCCAGCCTGTCTCCAGAGCTAGCTCTGTGATTCTCAGCAGTCAGGCATAACTGTGTTTCATTCCCTTggaaatgcaaaattaaatcTTGCAGTACAAagcagagggagagaggagtaGGGCTAGCAGTAGTCTGTAAAATTTTGGGAGAGCACGAACAGGTAACATGAGAGAAGAGGGAATCAGCTGTTCCCCAGCAAGCCCTAAGCAAGACAAACACACACATAGTTTTGTACAGGCTAACCTGCATCATGTGAAGGTTCCATTTAAACCCTTGTCCtgtctttcttttaaatatgAGCAGCTCTTCAGCATGGATACTAAACCTATTCCCATACTTTTCTCTATGAGTATGACACAGTTTCTTCACCCATGCAGGTATAACTTGTATCTGCATAAAACATCCTAGCACATGTCCTAGGTCCTGGTTTGTTTTGCCAAATCCTGACCCCATAGGGACAGAATGTGGATCTGTGCTTCTTCCTTGCCCCCCATATTTCCACACTGAGGAAAACCTCAGAGGTAGCCTGAAGAATTACCTTTGGTGCTGATAAAATCCATCTGACATATTGGGATTGCTCAGATTGACAAGGTTGGCAGTGGTTAGAAAGGTTAATAGAAGTTAATGCTATTGGGCTGATAAAGGGAAAGATTTTGTTGACTTTCACTTCTGTTCTTTCAGATCATTCTTCTCTCAGAAaattggaagaaaatatttaaatttcagAACCATACAATCACAGATTGGCTGCAGTTGGAAGGGAGCTCCAGACACCATCTTGTCCAACCTCTAACAGGCCACTCAGAGCAGGCTGGGTCCGGTTAGGTTCTGAATATCTCTGATGACAGAGACTCCATAGCTCCCCTGGGCAACCacaaaaattatatattaaattAAAGATATTCAAAACCCTAAAGTCTCCATCCTCTTTTCCTGTTATCTTTGGGATATCATTAATAACCCTATTCtgtttctcatttctttctcctcctcaagTGAGATAGAAGTCCCACTACCTTAATCCCATGATGAGACTCCAAAGTGAATTTGGATGGGACCCAGAACTTGTGATGTGCCTTGCAATGTGCTGTGGAGTCACATGCTGCTGGCTGATCTCAGATACATGGTCACTTCCTTCTGTGATCCTGATTGCAGGATGGACTGCCCCATGCGTTGCAATAATTACATTAGTAATATTTATGGACTGAACTGAGATACTACGAGAAAGCgactttttgtttaaaaaagaattAAGTGAACCAGTACCTATGCTTGGGAAACCAATTTCCAAACTGTGGTCTGCAGACCTCAGGCTCAGGTGTACACTGTAGACTGTGAGGGGAAAGAAAGCAATATGATTATCACTGCAGGGGGAGAAGGCATCTATACAAAGTCCTGTACCTCCACAGCAGAATTCCCAGGGGTCTAAACAGAAGAAGGTTGGAAATCAGTGACTGAGGGTTTGGTACAGCCTGTCTACCCTGACAAAGGGAATCTGCTGCTTTCCTCTTCTTTGACACAATACTCGTggttcagcaatttgggcagacAATTTGTTAACTAGCAAGTGTGGTGGAAAGACAAAATGTGTTCATCCAAATGCCATTTGCAGCGTTGCACGCAGCTACAGTAATGAGCTGTGTTGATTACAGAACAAGGCTGTAGAAAACCAGTGCCCCACAGAGTCTATTTTCTCCTGCTGACATCACATTTTTAAgctgcttttttccttcttttccctccAGTTATTTTAGGCTAAACTCTGCCCACACCTGCAGCTGTATGTTTGCAACTGAAAGCAATTTTGGCCCTAGCCTTATGCTCCCTTTGTTCTAAGGAAATACTAAAAATTATGACAAAATACAGAGCCCAGGCTTCCTTTTTTCCAAGCCAGCTTTTAAGAAGTAACTTTGTTCATGGTCTGTGCTTAGATGAGAAAGCAGGAGACAGGTGCCAGTATGTTGTGTTCACGGAGACTCTGCTGTTGCTGAGTGTCTGAAAACAACTTACAAGTTCAGAACTTGCTCCTTTTCCCTCAACTGGGGTATTTAATTACAGTGAAAAGG includes:
- the ACOD1 gene encoding cis-aconitate decarboxylase isoform X3; this encodes MTVTGNFAKVIHGLNANQLTDQVIQRSKRMILDTLGVGLLGTSTEVCHRVAQYSKIYSSDLSSTIWGHLDFRLPPLYAAFVNGVAVHSMDFDDTWHPATHPSGAVLPAVIALSEALPRKKKISGLDLLLAFNVGIEVQGRLLHFSREARNIPRRFHPPAVVGTMGSAAACAKLLGLDQLECKNALAIAASYAGAPLANAATQIKPLHVGNAAKHGLEAACLALQGLQGNKQILDMESGMGAFYTDYNPQTLPTLQSYPWLLDQQDVAIKRFPAHLATHWVADAASSVRRKLVESSENLLPLDKIEKVILKVPEVKYVNRPSPASEHEARHSFQFVACSALLDGSMSVQSFASENIHRPALWELLCKTQLEHPPDNTPSFDSLYCEVSVTLRDGNTISDRCTTFYGHWRKPLKKEDLEKKFQSNALGILPTEAMEGIIETVYNLERVEDCSVLSTFLSGQSARALPDKLRFL
- the ACOD1 gene encoding cis-aconitate decarboxylase isoform X2, with the protein product MVGTVTGNFAKVIHGLNANQLTDQVIQRSKRMILDTLGVGLLGTSTEVCHRVAQYSKIYSSDLSSTIWGHLDFRLPPLYAAFVNGVAVHSMDFDDTWHPATHPSGAVLPAVIALSEALPRKKKISGLDLLLAFNVGIEVQGRLLHFSREARNIPRRFHPPAVVGTMGSAAACAKLLGLDQLECKNALAIAASYAGAPLANAATQIKPLHVGNAAKHGLEAACLALQGLQGNKQILDMESGMGAFYTDYNPQTLPTLQSYPWLLDQQDVAIKRFPAHLATHWVADAASSVRRKLVESSENLLPLDKIEKVILKVPEVKYVNRPSPASEHEARHSFQFVACSALLDGSMSVQSFASENIHRPALWELLCKTQLEHPPDNTPSFDSLYCEVSVTLRDGNTISDRCTTFYGHWRKPLKKEDLEKKFQSNALGILPTEAMEGIIETVYNLERVEDCSVLSTFLSGQSARALPDKLRFL
- the ACOD1 gene encoding cis-aconitate decarboxylase isoform X5, yielding MILDTLGVGLLGTSTEVCHRVAQYSKIYSSDLSSTIWGHLDFRLPPLYAAFVNGVAVHSMDFDDTWHPATHPSGAVLPAVIALSEALPRKKKISGLDLLLAFNVGIEVQGRLLHFSREARNIPRRFHPPAVVGTMGSAAACAKLLGLDQLECKNALAIAASYAGAPLANAATQIKPLHVGNAAKHGLEAACLALQGLQGNKQILDMESGMGAFYTDYNPQTLPTLQSYPWLLDQQDVAIKRFPAHLATHWVADAASSVRRKLVESSENLLPLDKIEKVILKVPEVKYVNRPSPASEHEARHSFQFVACSALLDGSMSVQSFASENIHRPALWELLCKTQLEHPPDNTPSFDSLYCEVSVTLRDGNTISDRCTTFYGHWRKPLKKEDLEKKFQSNALGILPTEAMEGIIETVYNLERVEDCSVLSTFLSGQSARALPDKLRFL
- the ACOD1 gene encoding cis-aconitate decarboxylase isoform X1; the protein is MWTKTVTGNFAKVIHGLNANQLTDQVIQRSKRMILDTLGVGLLGTSTEVCHRVAQYSKIYSSDLSSTIWGHLDFRLPPLYAAFVNGVAVHSMDFDDTWHPATHPSGAVLPAVIALSEALPRKKKISGLDLLLAFNVGIEVQGRLLHFSREARNIPRRFHPPAVVGTMGSAAACAKLLGLDQLECKNALAIAASYAGAPLANAATQIKPLHVGNAAKHGLEAACLALQGLQGNKQILDMESGMGAFYTDYNPQTLPTLQSYPWLLDQQDVAIKRFPAHLATHWVADAASSVRRKLVESSENLLPLDKIEKVILKVPEVKYVNRPSPASEHEARHSFQFVACSALLDGSMSVQSFASENIHRPALWELLCKTQLEHPPDNTPSFDSLYCEVSVTLRDGNTISDRCTTFYGHWRKPLKKEDLEKKFQSNALGILPTEAMEGIIETVYNLERVEDCSVLSTFLSGQSARALPDKLRFL